Genomic window (Kaistia defluvii):
ATCACCGCGTCGGTCGTCACCATGCGTGACCTTTGCGAAGATCAGGATCCGGCCCGCGTCGCCGCGACCGCCGATGGCGAATTCGTCGGCAGCTTCGAGGAGATCCTCGCCAACACGCCGCTCGCCAATCGCGACCCGTCCAAGCCCTATCTGATCGCGCCGATCGACCTGCAGGCCGTCAAGGCCGCCGGCGTCACCTTCGTCGTCTCGATGCTGGAGCGCGTGATCGAAGAGCAGGCGCGCGGCCTGCCCGAGCGCGCCACCGCGATCCGTTCCGAAATCCTCTCGACCATCGGCGACGACCTGGCGGCGCTGCGCCCCGGTTCCGAGCAGGCGGCAGCGCTCAAGAAGCTGCTGATCGAGAAGGGCATGTGGTCGCAATATCTCGAAGTCGGCATCGGCCCGGACGCGGAGATCTTCTCCAAGGCGCAGCCCATGTCGGCCGTCGGCCACCTGGCCGAGATCGGCATTCATCCGATTTCGACCTGGAACAATCCCGAGCCGGAAGTCGTGCTGGTCGTCTCCTCGACCGGCAAGATCGTCGGCGCGACGCTCGGCAACGACGTCAACCTGCGCGATGTCGAGGGCCGCTCGGCCCTGCTGCTATCGAAGGCCAAGGACAACAATGCCAGCGCCTCGATCGGCCCGATGATCCGCCTGTTCGATGGCGGCTTCTCGCTCGACGACGTGCGGGCGACGGAAGTCCGTCTGACGGTCGACGGCGAGACCGACGGTTTCCGCATGGATGGCGGCAGCGCCATGTCGAAGATCAGCCGTGACCCGGAAGACCTGGTCAAGCAGACCATTGGCCGGAACCACCAGTATCCGGATGGCTTCGTGCTCTATCTCGGCACGATGTTCGCGCCGGTTCAGGACCGCGACGGCCCGGGCCAGGGCTTCACGCACAAGGTCGGCGACATCGTCACGATCAGCGCGCCGAAGCTGGGCAGCCTGTCGAACCGCGTCGTCCTCTGCCCCGATGCCGAGCCCTGGACCTTCGGCACGGCGGCGCTGATGCGCAACCTCGCCGGCCGCGGCCTGCTCTGAGGCATGCATAACCGACCCTCCCATCGGGGAGGGTCGGGCTTCGGATGGAGCGGGCTGTCCGGGATTTCTTCCCTGGAAGAGACCATGCCGACTCCGCCGCATGGAACCGTTCGTCGCCCCGGCGAAGGCCGGGGCCCATGAACACCGGCCAAGCCAGCTTGGCCAGATTCTCTCTGCGAGGCTCGCGTGTATGGATCCCGGCCTTCGCCGGGATGACCACCGAGCGCGACAGAGCGCCGGCCTTTTCCCAAGGCCGCGCGAACGTCTCCTCAGGAGAGGTCGGCAGCCGAATTCCCCCGACACGATTGGCCTTCGACCGACCCGGTCAGGCGATCGCCATCTCGGCCCTGCCCTCGTCGAACTGGTAGCGATAGAGCTTCTCGTAGACGCCGCCCATGCGGACAAGCTCGGGATGCGTGCCGACTTCCACGACATGCCCGCGCTCGATCACGGCGATCTTGTCCGCGCTCAGGATCGTCGCCAGGCGGTGGGCGATGACGATCGTGGTGCGGCCCTCGACCAGCTTGTCCAAAGCGATCTGGATCATGCGCTCGGATTCGGAATCCAGCGCCGAGGTGGCCTCGTCCAGCAGCAGGATCGGCGCGTTCTTCAGGATGGCGCGGGCAATCGCCAGGCGCTGGCGCTGGCCACCGGAAAGCTGGACGCCGTTCTCGCCGACATGGCTGTCATAGCCCTTGGGCAGATTGCGGATGAAGCCATCGGCGAACGCGTCCACCGCCGCGGCCTCGACCTCCTCGTCGGTCGCATCGAGGCGGCCGATGCGGATGTTGTCGCGCACCGTGCCGGAGAAAAGGAACACGTCCTGGCTGACGAAGGCGATGTGGTGCCGCAGCGAGCCGACCGAGACGGTGCGGATATCCTGGTCGTCGACCCGGACGGAGCCTTCCTGCACGTCGTAGAAGCGCTGCACCAGCGAGAGGATCGTCGACTTGCCGCCGCCGGACGGGCCGACCAGCGCCAGGCGCTGGCCGTGATCGACCGAAAGATTGATGCCCGACAGCACCTTATCGACCGGCCGGTAACCGAAGCCGACATCGATCAGTTCGATCTTGCCGCGGGTGAGCTGCAGCGGCGGTTGGTCGTCGGTCTCCGTCACGCTCGGCGGATGGTCGAGGATGTTGAACAGCGCGCGAACCGGCGCCAGGCTTTCCGCGATGCCGACATTGAGGCGCGCCAGGCGCTTGGCCGGCTCGTAGGCCAGCAGCAGGGCCGTGATGAAGGACATGAACTCGCCCGGCGTCTTGCCGGCCGAGATGGTCGCCCAGCCGGCATAGAGGATGACCAGGCCGATCGAGATGCCGCCCAGCGATTCCATCAGCGGGCTTGTGCGCGCCTGCAGCTGCGAAACCTTGTTGGCGCGCTGCTCGACGGAAGAAACGGCGGTCACCATGCGCGTGCGCATGTGGTCGCTGAGGCCGAATGCCTTGACGATCTTGGCGCCCTGGACGGTTTCCTGGATGATCGAGATGATCTGCGTGCTGGAGGCGAACTCCTGCTTGGCGATGGCGCGGATGCGCTTCACCAGCTTAGAGACGCTGATGATCGCAATGGGCGCCACCAGCAGCGCGATGATCGACATCAGCGGCGCCTGGTAGACCATCACGAAGATCAGGCCGAGCAGCGTCACCAGATCGCGGCCGAGGCTGAGGACGATGGTGTCGAGGATCGAGCGAATGGCGTTCGAACCGCCCGAGATCGACATGATCAGTTCGCTGGACGCGCGATCATTGTAGAAATCGAGGCCGAAACGCAGGCAGCGATCGTAGAAGCGCTTCTGGTTCTCGGCGACGATGCGATTGCCGATCCGGCTCTGCACCACCACCTGGCCATAGGTCGCGAAGCCCTTGACGATGAAGATCGCCATGACGCCGAACGACAGGATCCACAGCATCTCGACGCTCTGCGCGACGAAGATCTGGTTGACGACGTCGCGCATGATCCAGGCGGAAAGCGAGGTCATGGCCGCGACGATGAAGAGGAACAGGAAGGAGATCATGTACCCCTTCCGGTGATCGCGGAAGTTGGCGCGCAGAATGCGCACGACAACACCGACCGTTCCCTCGTCATTGTTGATGATCGCGCGGTAGAAATCGCCCCAACGCCGCAAATTCAGCTTTCCGTCTTCGGAAGGCAGTGGGGACTTGGGAAGCACTTTCGCTTCGGGCTGGGTCATGTGCACGCGATCCGGCGCCAGATAGGCGCGCGCGGACCTCTGCTCCGTCCTGTTGTTGACAGCGCCTTTTATCGGCTGTGGGGACCTGTGTCCACAAAGGGCCCTGCGACGGATGCGAACGGCCCCGCGCCGCAAGCCTCGCCGGCAGGATTGTCTTCATCATGCCGGAGGCTCGCCGCTCGATGCCTCTGGCATTTCCAGCCCGGGTATCGGATCGTGACCGGGTTCGCCGGCGCGCCGCCAGGACCGCGCCGAGGCTTCTCGATCGATCGTCCCGAAAGGATCTTCCCATGACGCAGCGGGCAATCCGCGCCCCCGCCATGACGTTTCGCGGCGACCCGTTCCATCTCGCCCCGGGCGAGGCGCTGCAATACTGGCCGGATGCGCTGATCCTCATCGAGGATGGCAAGTTCCTGCGCATCGACGATGCCGAATCGGGGCTCGCCGCCCTCCCCGGGGATGTCGCCCTCACACATTACCCGGACGCTCTGATCTGCCCCGGCTTCATCGACGCGCATGTGCACTATCCGCAGATGCAGATGATCGGCGCCTTCGGGGCCGGGCTGCTCGAATGGCTCGACAAATATACCTTCGTCGCCGAGCAGGATTTTGCCGACGCCGCCCACGCGCGCGACGTCGCGAGGCGCTTCCTGCGCGAGCTGCTGCGGGCGGGCACGACGACCGCCTCGGTCTATTGCACCGTCCACCCACAATCCGTCGACGCGCTGTTCGAGGAATCGGTGCGATTCAACACGCGCATGATCGCCGGCAAGGTGATGATGGATCGCAACGCGCCGGAAGCCCTGCTCGATACGGCCGAGAGCGGCTACGCGCAATCGAAAGCCCTGATCGAGAAATGGCACGGCCGGGGCCGCCAGCTCTACTGCATCACGCCGCGCTTCGCGCCGTCCTCGACCGAGGCGCAGCTCGAAGCCGCCGGCCGCCTCTGGCGCGAGCATCCCGGCACCTATGTCCAGACGCATCTCTGCGAAAACCAGGGCGAGATCGAATGGGTCCGGCAACTCTTCCCCGAGCGCTCCAGCTATCTCGACGTCTATGACCATGCCGGCCTGACGGGCCCGCGCGCCATCTTCGGCCACGCCGTGCATATGGAGGAAGAAGACTTCGCCTGCTGCCACCGCACCGGCTCGGCGCTGGCGCATTGCCCGACCTCCAACCTGTTCCTCGGCAGCGGGCTGTTCCGGATGTTCGACGCCAAGAAAGTCGAGCGCCCGGTCCGGGTGGGCTTGGGCACGGATATCGGCGCCGGCACCAGTTTCTCGCAGCTGCAGACGCTGGGCGAGGCCTACAAGGTGGCGAAGCTCGGCGGTCATGCGCTGACGGCCGAGCAGGGCTTCTATCTCGCGACGCGCGGCGGCGCGGAAGCGCTGCGGCTGGACGACCGGATAGGCTCGCTCGCTCCCGGCTACGAGGCGGATTTCGTCGTGCTCGACTTGAAGGCGACGCCGCTGCTGGAATTCCGCCTGTCGCACGCCCGCGACCTCGCCGAGACGTTGTTCGTGCTGGTGACGCTGGGCGACGACCGCGCCATCCGCGCCACCTACATCGCCGGCGAGCCGGTCTATGAGCGCGACCGGGCGGAGCGTTTTGTCTATCCGGAGCCGACGCCTTAGGTTTCAAGGGAAGCCCCTCACCCTGCCCTCTCCCGCGAGCGGGCGAGGGTTTCGGCCGGCATTTGTCATCACCGCGGAACTTCCATCAGCACCGATGGGCTCCCTCTCCCGCAAGCGGGAGAGGGCTGGGGTGAGGGTCTTCGCCTACCCTGGTACCGTCACGCCGCCATTCGCGACGATGTCGCGATAGGTATCAAAACTGCGTTTCGGCGTCCGCTTCTGGGTGTCGAAATCGACATGCACGAGGCCGAAGCGGCGGCCATAGCCGTGCAGCCACTCGAAATTGTCGAACAGGCTCCAGACCATATAGCCGCGCAGGTCGACGCCGTTCTCCTTCGCCTTCAGCGCGGCCTCGATATGGCGGCGGATATAGTTGGCGCGGCGCGGGTCGTGCACCGTGTCGCCGTCCATTACCTCGTCCGACGGGCCGAAGCCGGCGCCGTTCTCGGTGATGTAGATCGCGGGATTGTCATATTCGTCGCGGATGCGCTCGAGCAGCCGGCGCAGGTGGTCCGGCCGCACAGGGCCGTTGAAGGCGGCGGGCTCCGGGTCCGGATTGGTATTCATCCAGTCATAGCCGAGCGGCGCGGAATCCTCCTGGCGCACGAAGGCGGGCGCATAGAAATTGACGCCAAGGAAATCCGGCTTGTTGGCGGCGAGAATGGCGAAATCGGCCTCGAATGGCGCAAATTCGGGGTTGAGCTGGCGGAACAGCGTCATCACCTCGATCGGGTAGCGGCCCTTGAACAGGGCGTCCAGGCACCAGCGATTGATGACGGCGTCGGCCAATGCCGCGGCCTTGATGTCCTCGGACTTGCCGGGATTTTCCGGGATGGTCGGCATCAGCGGCAGCGCCACGCCGATCTCGCCGCGATAGCCGGCGGCGCGAAAATCGCCGATCGTCTCGGCGCTGGCGACCAGCCAGTGATGCAGCGCCATTGCCTGGTGGCCATATTGCGCATCCGTGATGGCGAAGGGGCTGCCGACGCCGGACTTGATGTTCTCGATCATCGGCTCGATCAGGAAGAGATCGATGAAGGGCTCGTTGAAGGTGATGAACTTCGACACCTTGGCGCCGAGTGCCTCGCGGACCACGCTGGCATAATTGCGGAACCAGCCGACCGATTCCCGATTTTGCCAGCCGCCGCGATCGTCCAGCGCCCGGGGCAGGTCCCAGTGATAGAGGGTCACGATCGGCTCGATGCCGGCTTCCAGCAGGTCGACGACGAATTGCTGGTAATGCGCGATGCCCGCCTCGTTCACCCGCCCGACGCCATCGGGAAGGATCCGCGCCCAGGAGAGCGAGAAGCGGTAGCAATTGATGCCGAGTTCGCGCATCAGCGCGATGTCCTGGAGATATTGCGCCCTGTCATAGGCGTTGATCGCGACGTTGCCGGTCTCGTGCTTGCCGGTCACGGTCTCGGTGGCACGGTAGACGTTGGTGTAGAGATCCCAGTTCGACAGGCCCTTGCCGTCGGCCTGCCATGCGCCTTCAACCTGATAGGCGGCGCTGGCCGCGCCCCAGAGGAACTTCGTCGAAACCATCAAGGCGCTCCTTTTCATGCCGCCTCACGGGCGGCATTTCGGATTCGACGCCCGGAACGCGGCTTCTTTCGGGCAGCGCCGGCTGGCCCGTGGATCAGCTCCGGGCCTTGGCACCTCGTCCATAGATCAGCAGCATCGCGATGATGACGCAACCATAGATCACCTGCCGCCCGGCCTCGGGCATCTGCATCACCGACAGGATCGACTGCAGCAGGGTGATCAGGATGACGCCGGCGATGGTGCCAAGATAATTGCCCTTGCCGCCCAGGATGTTGGTGCCGCCCAGCACCACCGCGGCGATCGCCGGCAGCAGGTAGGCGTCGCCCATGTTCTGGTAGGCCTTGTTGGAATAGCCGGCGAGCAGCACGCCGGCGAAGGCCGCCATCGCGCCGGAGAAGGCGAAGCAGCCGATCAGCACGCGGTTGGTGTTGACGCCGGAGAGATAGGCGGCGGATTCGCGGTTGCCCACGGCATAGACGGCGCGGCCGAACGCGGTGCGCTTCAGCAGATAGATGACGAAGGCGCCGACCAGCGCCCAGACGAACAGCGCATTCGGGATGCCGAAAAGGCTGCGCTGCACGGCGATGAAATGCATCGCCTCCGTCGCCTGGTCGAGCGGCGCGAAGCCGCCCGTGTGCAGCACCATCAGCCCCTGCACCACGGCATTCATGCCGAGCGTGAAGATCATCGACGGCAGGCGGAGATAGGCGACGCCAAGGCCATTCAGCACGCCCACGACGGCGCCGCAGAACACGCCGAACGGAATGCAGAGCCAGACGCCGGCTGGGCCGCCCCAGCCGACCATGGCGGTCGCCATCATCGCACCGAGCGTCACCACCCAGGGGATCGACAGGTCGATATGGCCGAGCAGGATCACCATCATCGCGCCGGAGGCGACGATGCCCAGGAAGGCACCGACCTGCAATTGCTGCAGCAGATATTCCGGCGACAGGAATTCGCGCGAATAGAGCGCGCCGCCGCAAAGGATCAGCAGGATGCAGCCGAAAGCGATCGTCACCGAACGATCGATGCCAAGCCGCGCGGCCAAGGTCGGACCTCTCACGGCCCCCGTGTCGACGCCGGTCACGAGAACAGCTCCAGTCGGTTGCGGACGCGCAGGATACGGAAAGCGCCGAGGCTGACGGCAAAGAGCAGCACGACGCCCTGGAACAGCGGCTGCCAGAGCGGCGGCAGGTCGAAGACGAACAGCAGGTCCTCGATCGTGCGCAGCACGAAGGCGCCGAAGATCGAGCCGATGGCCGAGCCCCAGCCGCCGAACAGCGAGGTTCCGCCGATGACGACGGCGGCGATCGAGTTCAGCGTATAGGTGCCGGCGATCGGCGCCGAGGCTTCGCCCGAATAGGTGTTGAAGGTCAGCATCAGCCCGGCGATCGACGCCAGGACCCCGGCCAGCGTATAGGCCAGCAGCTTCGCCTTCTGCACCGGCACGCCCGACATGTAGGCGGCCTGCTCGTTCGAGCCGACGGCGTAGGCAGCGCGGCCGAGAACGGAGCGGCGATAGGGGATCCAGATCACCAGCACGACGACGGCAAGCACGACCAGCGCCGCCGGAACCACGCCGAAGACCTGGCCGGTCAGGAGATCCGCGATATCGGACTGCACATCGCCGCCCGGACCGGGACGGACGAACAGCGAGATGCCGTAATAGACGGCGCCGGTCGCGAGCGTCGTGATGATCGGCTGCAGCCGGCCCCAGACGACGATGGCGCCATTGATGAAGCCGGCCAGCGCGCCGATCAGCAGCACGGCGACGATGCCGAGCAGGCCCTCGCCGACCGTACCGACGACGATAACCGAGGCGATGCAGTTCGCCATCACGAACACCATGCCGACCGAGAGGTCGAGGCCGCGCGTCAGCACCGGCAGCGTCTGCGCCATGGCAACCAGCGCCAGCAGCACCGCCTTGTTGGCCGCCGTGGTGGCGACGGCCGGCGTCAGGCCGGCGCTGTGATTGGAGATGTAGAGCGTGAACATCGCCGCGAACAGGACGACCGCCGTCAGCACCCCGGCATTGTGGGCGAACCAGTAGCGCCAGTTGCTCATGCTGCCTGCTCCGACGAGTCGATATTGAGGGCGCTCTGCAGCAGGTTGCGCTCGTTGAGCGCCTCGCCGGCCAGTTCGCGCCGGATGCGGCCGTCATAGACGACGAGCACGCGGTCGCAGCAGCCGATCAGCTCGGCATAATCGGTCGAATAGAACAGGATCGCTGCCCCCTGGTTCGCAAGCTCCCGCATCAGGCGGTAGATTTCCTGCTTGGTGCCGACATCGATGCCGCGCGTGGGATCGTTGAGCAGGATGATGCCCGGCGCAGTCATCAGCCACTTCGCCAGCACGACCTTCTGCTGGTTGCCGCCGGAGAGCGCCGAGACGGGCGCCTCGAGGTCGGGCGTCTTCACCCGGAGCCGGTCGACCATCACCTTGACGGCGGCGTTCTCCTTGTCGGCATCGATGCCGAAACGGCCGAGCAGCTGCGGCAGGGCGGCGAGGGTCATGTTGTCCCGCACGCTCATCGGCAGCATCAGGCCTTCGGTCTTGCGATCCTCGGGGATCAGCGCCATCGGCAGCGGCGCATGCATCGCCTGGCGCGGGCCATCGAGCGAGATCGGTTTGCCGTCGACGGCCACGGTGCCCGAAACGCCCTTCAGCACGCCAAAGAGAGCGAGCAGCAATTCGCGCTGGCCCTGGCCGTCGAGACCGCC
Coding sequences:
- a CDS encoding ABC transporter permease; protein product: MTGVDTGAVRGPTLAARLGIDRSVTIAFGCILLILCGGALYSREFLSPEYLLQQLQVGAFLGIVASGAMMVILLGHIDLSIPWVVTLGAMMATAMVGWGGPAGVWLCIPFGVFCGAVVGVLNGLGVAYLRLPSMIFTLGMNAVVQGLMVLHTGGFAPLDQATEAMHFIAVQRSLFGIPNALFVWALVGAFVIYLLKRTAFGRAVYAVGNRESAAYLSGVNTNRVLIGCFAFSGAMAAFAGVLLAGYSNKAYQNMGDAYLLPAIAAVVLGGTNILGGKGNYLGTIAGVILITLLQSILSVMQMPEAGRQVIYGCVIIAMLLIYGRGAKARS
- a CDS encoding ABC transporter permease, which codes for MSNWRYWFAHNAGVLTAVVLFAAMFTLYISNHSAGLTPAVATTAANKAVLLALVAMAQTLPVLTRGLDLSVGMVFVMANCIASVIVVGTVGEGLLGIVAVLLIGALAGFINGAIVVWGRLQPIITTLATGAVYYGISLFVRPGPGGDVQSDIADLLTGQVFGVVPAALVVLAVVVLVIWIPYRRSVLGRAAYAVGSNEQAAYMSGVPVQKAKLLAYTLAGVLASIAGLMLTFNTYSGEASAPIAGTYTLNSIAAVVIGGTSLFGGWGSAIGSIFGAFVLRTIEDLLFVFDLPPLWQPLFQGVVLLFAVSLGAFRILRVRNRLELFS
- a CDS encoding ABC transporter ATP-binding protein, translating into MTQPEAKVLPKSPLPSEDGKLNLRRWGDFYRAIINNDEGTVGVVVRILRANFRDHRKGYMISFLFLFIVAAMTSLSAWIMRDVVNQIFVAQSVEMLWILSFGVMAIFIVKGFATYGQVVVQSRIGNRIVAENQKRFYDRCLRFGLDFYNDRASSELIMSISGGSNAIRSILDTIVLSLGRDLVTLLGLIFVMVYQAPLMSIIALLVAPIAIISVSKLVKRIRAIAKQEFASSTQIISIIQETVQGAKIVKAFGLSDHMRTRMVTAVSSVEQRANKVSQLQARTSPLMESLGGISIGLVILYAGWATISAGKTPGEFMSFITALLLAYEPAKRLARLNVGIAESLAPVRALFNILDHPPSVTETDDQPPLQLTRGKIELIDVGFGYRPVDKVLSGINLSVDHGQRLALVGPSGGGKSTILSLVQRFYDVQEGSVRVDDQDIRTVSVGSLRHHIAFVSQDVFLFSGTVRDNIRIGRLDATDEEVEAAAVDAFADGFIRNLPKGYDSHVGENGVQLSGGQRQRLAIARAILKNAPILLLDEATSALDSESERMIQIALDKLVEGRTTIVIAHRLATILSADKIAVIERGHVVEVGTHPELVRMGGVYEKLYRYQFDEGRAEMAIA
- the guaD gene encoding guanine deaminase, translated to MTQRAIRAPAMTFRGDPFHLAPGEALQYWPDALILIEDGKFLRIDDAESGLAALPGDVALTHYPDALICPGFIDAHVHYPQMQMIGAFGAGLLEWLDKYTFVAEQDFADAAHARDVARRFLRELLRAGTTTASVYCTVHPQSVDALFEESVRFNTRMIAGKVMMDRNAPEALLDTAESGYAQSKALIEKWHGRGRQLYCITPRFAPSSTEAQLEAAGRLWREHPGTYVQTHLCENQGEIEWVRQLFPERSSYLDVYDHAGLTGPRAIFGHAVHMEEEDFACCHRTGSALAHCPTSNLFLGSGLFRMFDAKKVERPVRVGLGTDIGAGTSFSQLQTLGEAYKVAKLGGHALTAEQGFYLATRGGAEALRLDDRIGSLAPGYEADFVVLDLKATPLLEFRLSHARDLAETLFVLVTLGDDRAIRATYIAGEPVYERDRAERFVYPEPTP
- a CDS encoding fumarylacetoacetate hydrolase family protein → MPLDTAAPFALPEDAEAATLVGRVFRPDVDGPSVVALRDGQLIDITASVVTMRDLCEDQDPARVAATADGEFVGSFEEILANTPLANRDPSKPYLIAPIDLQAVKAAGVTFVVSMLERVIEEQARGLPERATAIRSEILSTIGDDLAALRPGSEQAAALKKLLIEKGMWSQYLEVGIGPDAEIFSKAQPMSAVGHLAEIGIHPISTWNNPEPEVVLVVSSTGKIVGATLGNDVNLRDVEGRSALLLSKAKDNNASASIGPMIRLFDGGFSLDDVRATEVRLTVDGETDGFRMDGGSAMSKISRDPEDLVKQTIGRNHQYPDGFVLYLGTMFAPVQDRDGPGQGFTHKVGDIVTISAPKLGSLSNRVVLCPDAEPWTFGTAALMRNLAGRGLL
- a CDS encoding glycoside hydrolase family 1 protein, giving the protein MVSTKFLWGAASAAYQVEGAWQADGKGLSNWDLYTNVYRATETVTGKHETGNVAINAYDRAQYLQDIALMRELGINCYRFSLSWARILPDGVGRVNEAGIAHYQQFVVDLLEAGIEPIVTLYHWDLPRALDDRGGWQNRESVGWFRNYASVVREALGAKVSKFITFNEPFIDLFLIEPMIENIKSGVGSPFAITDAQYGHQAMALHHWLVASAETIGDFRAAGYRGEIGVALPLMPTIPENPGKSEDIKAAALADAVINRWCLDALFKGRYPIEVMTLFRQLNPEFAPFEADFAILAANKPDFLGVNFYAPAFVRQEDSAPLGYDWMNTNPDPEPAAFNGPVRPDHLRRLLERIRDEYDNPAIYITENGAGFGPSDEVMDGDTVHDPRRANYIRRHIEAALKAKENGVDLRGYMVWSLFDNFEWLHGYGRRFGLVHVDFDTQKRTPKRSFDTYRDIVANGGVTVPG